In the genome of Mucisphaera calidilacus, one region contains:
- a CDS encoding sulfatase family protein yields the protein MKRFLSVLICLMLLSPVRGQERRPNIVFVFTDDHATSAISAYGSTRNVTPNLDRLAREGVLMENFFCTNSICAPSRAAILTGLHSHANGQMTNQQTFDGSQTTMPKLLREAGYQTAIVGKWHLKSDPTGFDHWEVLPGQGRYYNPEYIHHEEGRRRVEGYSTDLTTEKAMAWMDGRDAERPFLLMVHYKAPHRSWQPGPQELHLYRDPIPVPPTLEDDYSRRSGVQRVQEMEIARHMLWGHDLAIDHPDDDSRFTYEATVRSMTPEQRATYETAFAEENAWLIENEKDMTPSEILRWKYQRYLGNYLRCVAGVDRNIGRLLDYLQGSGLEENTIVIYSSDQGFYLGEHGWFDKRWMYEESFRMPFIARWPGRFPAGLTRADLAQNIDVAPTLLDAAGAEVPGSMHGVSILSVLKGQPAAFPRSSIYYHFSASEAWHRVPAHYGVRTATHKLMYFYEHDTFEMYDLSLDPQEMNSVYGDPAYADVQEDLLYRLQSLRNDFNDTTGEPLP from the coding sequence ATGAAGCGATTTCTCTCGGTGCTGATCTGTCTGATGCTGTTGTCGCCTGTTCGTGGGCAGGAGCGGCGGCCGAACATCGTCTTTGTGTTTACGGATGATCATGCCACGTCGGCGATCTCGGCGTATGGGTCGACCCGTAATGTGACGCCGAATCTTGATCGTCTGGCTCGTGAGGGGGTGCTGATGGAGAACTTTTTCTGCACGAACTCCATCTGCGCTCCGTCGAGGGCCGCGATCCTGACGGGTCTGCACAGCCACGCCAACGGGCAGATGACGAACCAGCAGACCTTCGACGGCAGTCAGACGACGATGCCGAAGCTGCTGCGTGAGGCGGGGTATCAGACGGCGATTGTGGGCAAGTGGCATCTGAAGTCGGACCCGACGGGTTTTGATCACTGGGAGGTTCTGCCGGGTCAGGGCCGGTATTACAACCCCGAGTACATTCATCACGAGGAGGGCCGTCGGCGTGTGGAGGGGTATTCGACCGACCTGACGACGGAGAAGGCGATGGCGTGGATGGACGGCCGTGACGCGGAGCGTCCGTTCCTGCTGATGGTGCATTACAAGGCGCCGCACCGGTCGTGGCAGCCGGGGCCGCAGGAGTTGCACCTCTACCGTGATCCGATTCCCGTGCCGCCGACGCTTGAGGACGATTACTCGAGGCGCTCGGGGGTTCAGCGTGTGCAGGAGATGGAGATCGCTCGGCATATGCTCTGGGGGCATGACCTGGCGATCGATCATCCGGATGATGACAGCCGGTTCACCTACGAGGCGACGGTGCGGAGCATGACGCCCGAGCAGCGGGCGACGTACGAGACGGCGTTCGCTGAGGAGAACGCGTGGCTGATCGAGAACGAGAAGGACATGACGCCTTCGGAGATTCTCCGCTGGAAGTATCAGCGTTACCTGGGGAACTATCTTCGCTGTGTGGCTGGGGTTGACCGGAACATCGGTCGGCTGCTGGATTACCTGCAGGGCTCGGGTCTGGAGGAGAACACGATCGTGATCTACAGCTCCGATCAGGGGTTTTATCTGGGCGAGCACGGCTGGTTCGACAAGCGTTGGATGTACGAGGAGTCGTTCCGGATGCCGTTTATCGCGCGCTGGCCCGGTCGGTTCCCGGCGGGTCTGACGCGTGCTGATCTGGCGCAGAACATCGACGTGGCTCCGACGCTGCTTGATGCGGCTGGGGCGGAGGTTCCGGGTTCGATGCACGGGGTGTCGATTCTCTCGGTGCTCAAGGGGCAGCCGGCGGCTTTTCCGCGTTCGTCGATCTACTACCACTTCTCAGCGTCGGAGGCGTGGCACCGGGTGCCGGCGCACTACGGCGTGCGCACGGCCACGCACAAGCTGATGTACTTCTACGAGCACGACACGTTCGAGATGTACGACCTGAGTCTTGACCCTCAGGAGATGAACAGCGTGTATGGCGACCCGGCCTACGCCGACGTTCAGGAGGACCTGCTCTACCGTCTGCAGAGTCTTCGCAACGACTTCAACGACACCACGGGCGAGCCGCTGCCCTGA
- a CDS encoding RNA polymerase sigma factor, translating into MDNAHGSHNEPMPAARDLVPALQDVWYRYALSVLRDEDQAMEAAQETALRVIKRLPHFDGRSTLRTWTLGITVNVCREIRRRRRWWPLASDERTTHDTDRLIQIEDRQQLHALIRQLPDRQREAVVLRFFEHLSTRETAEAMGCQPGTVKAAIHQAIGQMRTKWGDA; encoded by the coding sequence ATGGACAACGCCCACGGCAGCCACAACGAGCCGATGCCCGCCGCACGGGACCTTGTGCCCGCCCTGCAGGACGTCTGGTACCGCTACGCCCTGTCCGTCCTGCGTGATGAGGATCAAGCCATGGAAGCCGCTCAGGAAACCGCCTTGCGGGTCATCAAGCGACTGCCACACTTCGATGGCCGGTCAACACTCAGGACCTGGACTCTCGGCATCACGGTCAACGTCTGCCGCGAGATCCGCCGCCGACGACGGTGGTGGCCGCTCGCCAGCGACGAACGCACCACACACGACACCGACCGACTCATCCAGATCGAAGACCGCCAGCAACTCCACGCCCTGATCCGACAGCTGCCCGACCGCCAGCGCGAGGCCGTCGTGCTCCGCTTCTTCGAACACCTCTCCACACGCGAGACCGCCGAAGCCATGGGCTGCCAGCCGGGAACCGTCAAGGCCGCCATCCATCAGGCGATCGGCCAGATGCGCACGAAATGGGGTGACGCATGA
- a CDS encoding site-2 protease family protein, with amino-acid sequence MDLFIAKLFNPATQFFALCWIVVVIISITLHELAHGWTAYRLGDPTPMAMGRLTGNPLVHMGPFSLVALAIVGIAWGQMPIDSSRLRGRHAEALVAAAGPATNVLLALLAMVTCGLLIRFSLLPGDDELAKRIVLFLSVAGSANLWLAVFNLMPVPPLDGSHIVATYARFYARFVWEPGNQGFMILAFVFGFVIFDTLISSRLIVLSERLIALIAGI; translated from the coding sequence ATGGATCTGTTCATCGCGAAGCTTTTCAACCCGGCCACACAGTTTTTCGCTTTGTGCTGGATCGTGGTGGTGATCATCAGCATCACGCTGCACGAGTTGGCGCACGGCTGGACGGCGTACCGGCTGGGTGATCCGACGCCGATGGCGATGGGTCGCCTGACGGGCAATCCGCTGGTTCATATGGGGCCGTTTTCGCTGGTGGCGTTGGCGATTGTGGGGATCGCGTGGGGTCAGATGCCGATTGATTCGTCGCGGCTGCGCGGACGGCATGCCGAGGCGCTCGTGGCGGCTGCCGGTCCTGCGACGAATGTGCTGCTGGCGCTGTTGGCGATGGTGACGTGTGGTCTGCTGATCCGGTTTTCGTTGCTGCCTGGTGACGATGAGTTGGCGAAGCGCATCGTGCTGTTCCTGAGTGTTGCGGGCTCGGCGAATCTCTGGCTGGCTGTTTTTAACCTGATGCCGGTGCCCCCGCTGGACGGATCGCACATCGTCGCGACGTACGCGCGCTTTTATGCCCGGTTTGTCTGGGAGCCCGGGAATCAGGGCTTTATGATTCTCGCCTTTGTGTTCGGTTTCGTGATCTTCGACACGCTGATTTCGTCGCGGCTGATCGTGTTGTCCGAGCGCTTGATCGCTTTGATTGCGGGCATCTAG
- the cmk gene encoding (d)CMP kinase has product MRRMIVTLDGPAGSGKSTTAWQLASRLGVEMLDTGAMYRGITAKALDRGIDIATEPHAVIELARSSEVRFDWTQQPPRLWVGRRDMTDRLRDHDVTNWVSDVSSMPAIRHVMVKAQRRIASEHPRLVTEGRDQGSVVFPDADAKFYLDASPQVRAKRRADQLRAAGKPVDLDQIREAIILRDRKDAARKDGPLICPEDAQRIDTSDMTSEQVVDFLAQRVRALVEVEA; this is encoded by the coding sequence ATGCGACGGATGATCGTCACACTCGATGGCCCGGCAGGATCGGGCAAGTCCACCACCGCCTGGCAACTCGCCAGCCGCCTCGGCGTCGAAATGCTCGACACCGGCGCGATGTACCGCGGCATCACCGCCAAGGCACTCGACCGCGGCATCGACATCGCCACTGAGCCCCACGCCGTCATCGAACTCGCCCGCTCCTCAGAAGTCCGATTCGACTGGACACAGCAGCCGCCGAGACTCTGGGTCGGACGACGCGACATGACCGACCGCCTGCGCGACCACGACGTCACCAACTGGGTCTCCGACGTCTCATCCATGCCCGCCATCCGACACGTCATGGTCAAGGCCCAGCGGCGCATCGCCAGCGAGCACCCGCGGCTCGTGACCGAGGGACGCGACCAGGGCTCCGTCGTCTTCCCCGACGCCGACGCCAAGTTCTATCTCGACGCCTCACCGCAGGTCCGTGCCAAACGCCGCGCCGACCAGCTACGAGCAGCCGGAAAACCCGTCGACCTCGACCAGATCCGCGAGGCCATCATCCTCCGCGACCGCAAGGACGCCGCCCGCAAGGACGGACCGCTCATCTGCCCCGAGGATGCCCAACGCATCGACACCTCCGACATGACCAGCGAACAGGTCGTCGACTTCCTCGCCCAACGCGTCCGAGCCCTCGTGGAGGTCGAAGCCTGA
- a CDS encoding lysophospholipid acyltransferase family protein has protein sequence MFSALSKRQPGSPWYRVVWWTTCATTLYVWMMLCFRLRMWGQANLPSRGPVLLVGNHQSYMDPMLLPSACHRRHFFSMARDTLWDTGWLGWLLSSVNSMPVSRGVGDTKAMRGFIEKLNQGQSLLVYPEGTRTDDGEVKEFSPGLMLLIKRARPVVVPVAVEGPYDAWSRHRKRPKLFGRVAVSLGEPIHPDDLIPLGAEGALALLQERVTEQVMTIRERFDRWD, from the coding sequence ATGTTCAGCGCCCTCTCCAAACGACAACCCGGCAGCCCCTGGTACCGCGTGGTCTGGTGGACCACCTGCGCCACCACCCTCTACGTCTGGATGATGCTCTGCTTCCGTCTGCGTATGTGGGGCCAGGCCAACCTCCCGAGCCGCGGACCCGTGCTGCTCGTGGGCAACCACCAGTCCTACATGGACCCCATGCTTCTCCCCTCCGCCTGCCACCGCCGACACTTCTTCTCCATGGCCCGCGACACCCTCTGGGACACCGGATGGCTCGGATGGCTGCTCAGCTCGGTCAACTCCATGCCCGTCTCGCGAGGCGTCGGCGATACCAAGGCCATGCGCGGCTTCATCGAAAAACTCAACCAGGGCCAGTCGCTACTCGTCTACCCCGAGGGCACACGCACCGACGACGGCGAGGTCAAGGAGTTCTCGCCCGGACTCATGCTCCTGATCAAACGCGCACGACCGGTCGTGGTCCCCGTCGCCGTCGAGGGACCCTACGACGCATGGTCACGCCACCGCAAACGGCCCAAACTCTTCGGACGCGTCGCCGTCAGCCTCGGCGAGCCGATCCACCCCGACGACCTCATCCCGCTCGGTGCCGAAGGGGCACTCGCCCTTCTCCAGGAACGCGTCACCGAGCAGGTCATGACCATCCGTGAACGATTCGACCGCTGGGACTAA
- a CDS encoding carbon starvation CstA family protein yields the protein MGPLVIALVSGLLLILAYVTYGRWLGRRVFELDPGAVCPSKKLNDGVDFVPTPTPVVFGHHFTSIAGTGPIVGPAIAVMWGWLPALIWILVGSIFIGAVHDFGSLVVSIRNRGQSVGEVAGRVIAPRVRLLFLLVLFMALTIVLAIFGLVIAAVFKTYPAAIAPCLLQIPMAILIGVWLRRGGRNLLFPSILVLALMYVSVIFGDTGMLMGFNAQLASQSMMWWVIALLAYSAVASVLPVGLLLQPRDYINSLQLISAMILVVLGLIVASAIGGAPVAGERPALELIAPVVDWSPANAPPMLPFLFIVIACGAISGFHCLVSSGTTSKQLNAEPAARCVGYGAMLTEGFLATIVTLACVAGLGLGIASETGTTLLGADAWNARYGQWMGDKSLAYKVGAFVDGAANFLKTLGIPSGIAVALMGVLVASFAATTLDTACRLQRYVVQELANTIARPNGSPSAVASIVQPFRGRLGATILAITVATLMAAMPLPGQAWGWDNAGKGGLILWPMFGATNQLLGGLAFMVIAFYLKRRDKPVWFLIAPLIFMLILPAWAMIQQLGGWWNAESPNWILIIVAISTLLLEAWMIAEAASVWWSLPRGGGLTTPQLDSA from the coding sequence ATGGGACCCTTAGTGATCGCCCTGGTCTCAGGGCTGCTTCTGATTCTGGCTTACGTGACCTACGGTCGCTGGTTGGGGAGACGAGTCTTCGAACTCGATCCCGGTGCTGTCTGTCCGTCCAAAAAACTCAACGACGGCGTCGACTTCGTGCCCACACCCACGCCCGTGGTCTTCGGCCACCACTTCACCTCCATCGCCGGCACCGGACCCATCGTCGGGCCCGCCATCGCCGTCATGTGGGGCTGGCTGCCCGCCCTGATCTGGATCCTCGTCGGCTCCATCTTCATCGGCGCCGTCCACGACTTCGGCTCCCTCGTCGTCTCCATCCGCAACCGCGGCCAGTCCGTCGGCGAAGTCGCCGGCCGCGTCATCGCGCCACGCGTGCGCCTCCTCTTTCTGCTCGTGCTCTTCATGGCACTCACGATCGTTCTCGCCATCTTCGGCCTCGTCATCGCCGCCGTCTTCAAGACCTACCCCGCAGCCATCGCGCCCTGCCTGCTCCAGATCCCCATGGCGATCCTCATCGGCGTCTGGCTCCGACGAGGCGGACGCAACCTCCTCTTCCCCTCAATCCTCGTCCTCGCGCTCATGTACGTCTCGGTCATCTTCGGCGACACCGGCATGCTCATGGGCTTCAACGCACAACTCGCCAGCCAGAGCATGATGTGGTGGGTCATCGCCTTACTCGCCTACAGCGCCGTCGCCTCCGTCCTGCCCGTCGGGCTCCTCCTCCAGCCACGCGACTACATCAACAGCCTCCAGCTCATCAGCGCCATGATCCTCGTCGTCCTCGGCCTCATCGTCGCCTCCGCCATCGGCGGAGCACCGGTTGCCGGCGAACGCCCCGCCCTCGAACTCATCGCTCCCGTGGTCGATTGGTCTCCGGCCAACGCTCCACCCATGCTGCCCTTCCTCTTCATCGTCATCGCCTGCGGCGCCATCAGCGGATTCCACTGCCTCGTCAGCTCCGGCACCACCTCCAAGCAACTCAACGCCGAGCCCGCCGCTCGCTGCGTCGGCTACGGCGCCATGCTCACCGAAGGCTTCCTCGCCACCATCGTTACCCTCGCCTGCGTCGCAGGACTCGGCCTGGGCATCGCTTCCGAAACCGGCACCACCCTCCTCGGTGCCGACGCATGGAACGCTCGCTACGGGCAGTGGATGGGCGACAAATCCCTCGCCTACAAGGTCGGGGCCTTCGTCGACGGTGCCGCGAACTTCCTCAAGACCCTCGGCATCCCCTCGGGCATCGCCGTCGCCCTCATGGGCGTCCTCGTCGCCTCCTTCGCCGCGACCACCCTCGACACCGCCTGCCGACTCCAACGCTACGTCGTCCAGGAACTCGCCAACACCATCGCCAGGCCCAACGGCAGCCCCAGCGCGGTCGCCAGCATCGTTCAGCCCTTCCGCGGCCGGCTCGGAGCCACCATCCTCGCCATCACCGTCGCCACCCTCATGGCCGCCATGCCCCTGCCCGGGCAGGCATGGGGATGGGACAACGCCGGGAAGGGGGGGCTCATCCTCTGGCCGATGTTCGGCGCAACCAACCAACTCCTGGGCGGCCTCGCCTTCATGGTCATCGCCTTCTACCTCAAACGACGGGACAAACCCGTCTGGTTCCTCATCGCACCCCTGATCTTCATGCTCATCCTCCCCGCATGGGCCATGATCCAGCAGCTCGGCGGCTGGTGGAACGCCGAATCGCCCAACTGGATCCTCATCATCGTCGCCATCAGCACCCTGCTCCTCGAAGCATGGATGATCGCCGAGGCCGCCTCCGTCTGGTGGTCCCTCCCGCGCGGCGGAGGACTGACCACGCCTCAACTCGATTCAGCCTGA
- a CDS encoding NDR1/HIN1-like protein: MTKRKDLWILMLPTVLALGGCFAQRPPIEVVSVALTDQSPSGHVIETILAVRNPWDKPVQIGPVDWTIEVNGTTFSDTDSPPVSLPADGVQTVTLRSALPATADKENIAYSGHGKLTFTPPGDFRVVLTESGFPLPKADFRFSGSLDANTTP, encoded by the coding sequence ATGACCAAACGCAAAGACCTGTGGATCCTGATGCTGCCGACCGTGCTCGCACTCGGCGGATGCTTCGCCCAGCGACCTCCCATCGAGGTCGTCAGCGTCGCCCTGACCGACCAGAGCCCCTCGGGACATGTCATCGAGACAATCCTCGCCGTCCGAAACCCCTGGGACAAGCCCGTCCAGATCGGCCCGGTCGACTGGACCATCGAGGTCAACGGCACCACCTTCTCCGACACCGACTCACCACCGGTCAGCCTGCCCGCCGACGGCGTCCAGACCGTCACGCTCCGCAGCGCCCTGCCCGCCACCGCCGATAAAGAGAACATCGCCTACAGCGGCCACGGCAAACTCACCTTCACGCCGCCAGGCGACTTCCGGGTCGTGCTGACCGAGAGCGGCTTCCCACTGCCCAAAGCCGACTTCCGATTTTCCGGAAGCCTCGACGCCAACACCACCCCCTGA
- the nadB gene encoding L-aspartate oxidase encodes MMLSEFFEDRRYLIPFRATLLPQIFTDVLVIGTGVAGFSAAIQAATGDKPADVILTCKGPWKRTSTAWAQGGISAVMSPEDSVEAHTEDTLVAGADLCNPEVVRDIAGEGRQAIDRLIKMGMRLDRPEGGGDFHLGREGGHRIPRIVHADGDSTGKELARTLHKEITRNPGIRLFEDCFVLDLITREGAPPTCLGAVTYHPKHGLQVIWAHTTILGTGGCGQLFRESTNPEFATGDGLAMAYRAGLDLADLAFIQFHPTTLYVAGATRSLITEAVRGEGAHIIDRSGHRFMPDYDERAELAPRDIVSQCIVAQMAKTDHTNVYLDVRHFAEGQFAARFPGIDRRLRDFGIDPTRQPIPIQPAAHYMVGGILADTHGRTNIENLLAVGEASCTGFHGANRLASNSLLEGLVCGSRAGLLARETAADRTRHTLIKVISDIRPSERSELDLPDVRSSLRSVMWRHVGISREGKRLIEVQEMIDFWARYVMDKIFDDVAGWEVQNMLTAGGAITRSALWRTESRGTHHRDDHPQRDDTFRVHDAWSRGLDQPRTIPIPTDEAAPPTA; translated from the coding sequence ATGATGCTGAGCGAGTTCTTCGAAGACCGCCGCTACCTCATCCCATTCCGGGCCACACTCCTGCCACAGATCTTCACCGACGTCCTCGTCATCGGCACCGGCGTCGCCGGCTTCTCCGCCGCCATCCAAGCCGCCACGGGCGACAAGCCTGCCGACGTCATCCTCACCTGCAAGGGCCCCTGGAAACGCACCAGCACCGCGTGGGCCCAGGGCGGCATCTCCGCCGTCATGAGCCCCGAAGACTCCGTCGAAGCCCACACCGAAGACACCCTCGTCGCCGGGGCCGACCTCTGCAACCCCGAAGTCGTCCGCGACATCGCCGGCGAGGGCAGGCAGGCCATCGATCGCCTCATCAAGATGGGCATGCGCCTCGACCGACCCGAAGGGGGAGGCGACTTCCACCTCGGACGCGAGGGCGGACACCGCATCCCACGCATCGTCCACGCCGACGGCGACTCCACCGGCAAGGAACTCGCACGCACCCTCCACAAGGAGATCACCAGAAACCCCGGCATCCGACTCTTCGAAGACTGCTTCGTCCTCGACCTCATCACACGCGAGGGCGCTCCGCCCACTTGCCTCGGAGCCGTCACCTACCACCCCAAACACGGTCTCCAGGTCATCTGGGCCCACACCACCATCCTCGGCACCGGCGGCTGCGGACAACTCTTCCGCGAATCTACCAACCCCGAGTTCGCCACCGGCGACGGCCTCGCCATGGCCTACCGCGCCGGACTCGACCTCGCCGACCTCGCCTTCATCCAGTTCCACCCCACCACCCTCTACGTCGCAGGCGCTACGCGATCCCTCATCACCGAAGCCGTACGCGGCGAAGGCGCTCACATCATCGACCGCAGCGGCCACCGCTTCATGCCCGACTACGACGAACGCGCCGAACTCGCGCCACGCGACATCGTCAGCCAGTGCATCGTCGCCCAGATGGCCAAGACCGACCACACCAACGTCTACCTCGACGTCCGACACTTCGCCGAGGGACAATTCGCCGCACGCTTCCCGGGCATCGACCGACGCCTGCGCGACTTCGGCATCGACCCCACCAGGCAGCCCATCCCCATCCAGCCCGCTGCCCACTACATGGTCGGCGGCATCCTCGCCGACACCCACGGACGCACCAACATCGAGAACCTCCTCGCCGTCGGCGAGGCATCCTGCACCGGCTTCCACGGCGCCAACCGACTCGCCTCCAACAGCCTCCTCGAAGGACTCGTCTGCGGCTCACGCGCAGGCCTACTCGCACGCGAGACCGCCGCCGACCGCACCAGACACACCCTCATCAAGGTCATTTCCGACATCCGACCCTCCGAACGCTCCGAACTCGACCTGCCCGACGTACGCTCGTCCCTCCGAAGCGTCATGTGGCGGCACGTCGGCATCAGCCGTGAGGGAAAACGACTCATCGAGGTCCAGGAGATGATCGACTTCTGGGCTCGATACGTCATGGACAAGATCTTCGACGACGTCGCCGGCTGGGAAGTCCAGAACATGCTCACGGCAGGGGGGGCCATCACCCGATCCGCCCTCTGGCGCACCGAGTCACGCGGAACCCACCACCGCGACGACCACCCCCAACGCGACGACACTTTCCGTGTTCACGACGCCTGGTCCCGGGGACTGGACCAGCCGCGAACGATACCCATACCAACCGACGAGGCGGCGCCCCCGACCGCCTGA
- a CDS encoding gamma carbonic anhydrase family protein, producing MSLTYKHGVYMADTARVLGDVQVGNDVTFWYGAAVRGDVAPIVIGDRTNVQDNAVIHCDSGIPNIIGSDVVIGHAAMVHGAEVGDGSLIGMQATVLGQARIGKGCLIAAGAVVRPGMEVPDGMVVMGLPGKIVRETTDNEMKYMAWLAKHYVELAQLHATQTDHPRVKPWDGNQDPARTIEHPAPPPLYD from the coding sequence ATGAGTCTTACTTACAAGCACGGCGTCTACATGGCCGACACCGCGCGCGTCCTCGGCGACGTCCAGGTCGGCAACGACGTCACCTTCTGGTACGGCGCCGCCGTCCGAGGCGACGTCGCGCCCATCGTCATCGGCGACCGCACCAACGTCCAGGACAACGCCGTCATCCACTGCGACTCCGGCATCCCCAACATCATCGGATCCGACGTCGTCATCGGACACGCCGCCATGGTCCACGGAGCAGAGGTCGGCGACGGATCGCTCATCGGCATGCAGGCCACCGTCCTCGGGCAGGCCAGAATCGGCAAAGGCTGCCTCATCGCTGCCGGCGCCGTGGTCCGACCCGGCATGGAAGTCCCCGACGGCATGGTCGTCATGGGGCTCCCCGGCAAGATCGTCCGCGAGACCACCGACAACGAAATGAAATACATGGCCTGGCTCGCCAAACACTACGTCGAGCTCGCACAGCTCCACGCCACGCAGACCGACCACCCCCGCGTCAAGCCGTGGGACGGCAACCAGGACCCCGCCCGCACCATCGAACACCCCGCTCCACCCCCCCTCTACGACTAA
- the hisA gene encoding 1-(5-phosphoribosyl)-5-[(5-phosphoribosylamino)methylideneamino]imidazole-4-carboxamide isomerase, with amino-acid sequence MILFPAIDMRGGKVVRLYQGDYGQQTTYGDDPLSQAKAFEHAGATWVHLVDLDGARSGRMEHLPFIEAICKQTSLKVEVGGGVRTEESIERLLRAGVDRVVLGTAALKNWSWFESLMGNPTYRGRLVLGLDAKDGRVAVDGWEQTTETTAVELARTVNDWPLAAIVYTDIATDGTLAGPSIDSTREMAEATMTPIVASGGVGTLDDLRALRQLPIQGAIIGRSLYEDRFTLEEALAAFSGNE; translated from the coding sequence ATGATCCTCTTCCCCGCAATCGACATGCGAGGCGGCAAGGTCGTCCGTCTCTACCAGGGCGACTACGGCCAGCAGACCACCTACGGCGACGACCCGCTCTCGCAGGCCAAAGCCTTCGAACACGCCGGCGCAACCTGGGTCCACCTTGTCGACCTCGACGGCGCTCGCTCCGGAAGGATGGAACACCTCCCCTTCATCGAAGCCATCTGCAAACAGACCTCCCTCAAGGTCGAGGTCGGCGGGGGGGTCCGAACCGAAGAAAGCATCGAACGCCTCCTCCGCGCAGGCGTCGACCGCGTCGTCCTCGGCACCGCAGCACTCAAGAACTGGTCATGGTTCGAGTCGCTCATGGGCAACCCCACCTACCGCGGGCGACTCGTGCTCGGACTCGATGCCAAGGACGGCCGTGTCGCCGTCGACGGCTGGGAACAGACCACCGAAACCACCGCCGTCGAACTCGCCCGCACCGTCAACGACTGGCCGCTCGCCGCCATCGTCTACACCGACATCGCCACCGACGGAACCCTCGCCGGTCCCAGCATCGATTCAACCCGCGAGATGGCCGAAGCGACCATGACACCCATCGTCGCCAGCGGGGGGGTCGGCACCCTCGACGACCTCCGCGCACTCCGACAACTCCCCATCCAGGGCGCCATCATCGGTCGATCACTCTACGAGGACCGATTCACACTCGAAGAAGCCCTCGCCGCCTTCTCAGGAAACGAATGA
- a CDS encoding D-2-hydroxyacid dehydrogenase: MKIVVTDGVTLNPGDLSWEQLADLGNCDIYDNSTPEENLQRCRDADIVLTNKVVFDKDTLEQLPSLKLISVTATGYNIIDTTTASQRNVVVTNVPAYSTQSVAQMTFALILELCQHVGHHSQTVHEGRWSRSPNFCYWDKPLIELAGRTLGIVGTGRIGSESAQIAKAFGMNVIATNRTGNPGDTGLTIVDRDELFARSDIVSLHCPLTNDNEQFVNQTLLTTMKPSAFLINTSRGQLINEQHLADALNSEQIAGAGLDVLATEPPAPDNPLLTAKNCVITPHIAWATRAARSRLMDIAVDNVKAFLQGSPRNVVNPA, translated from the coding sequence ATGAAGATCGTCGTCACCGATGGCGTCACCCTCAACCCGGGCGACCTGAGCTGGGAGCAACTCGCAGACCTCGGCAACTGCGACATCTACGACAACAGCACGCCGGAAGAAAATCTCCAGCGCTGCCGGGACGCCGACATCGTCCTCACCAACAAGGTCGTCTTCGACAAAGACACACTCGAACAACTCCCCAGCCTCAAGCTCATCAGCGTCACCGCCACCGGCTACAACATCATCGACACCACGACCGCCTCCCAGCGGAACGTTGTCGTTACCAACGTGCCCGCCTACAGCACCCAGTCCGTCGCACAGATGACTTTCGCCCTCATCCTCGAACTCTGCCAGCACGTCGGCCACCACAGCCAGACCGTCCACGAAGGACGCTGGTCCCGATCACCCAACTTCTGCTACTGGGACAAGCCCCTCATCGAACTCGCCGGACGCACACTGGGCATCGTCGGCACCGGACGCATCGGCAGCGAATCCGCACAGATCGCCAAAGCCTTCGGCATGAACGTCATCGCCACCAACCGAACCGGCAACCCAGGCGACACCGGACTCACCATCGTCGACCGCGACGAGCTCTTCGCACGCAGCGACATCGTTAGCCTCCACTGCCCCCTGACCAACGACAACGAGCAATTCGTCAACCAGACGCTACTCACCACCATGAAACCCTCCGCCTTCCTCATCAACACCAGCAGGGGGCAACTCATCAACGAACAACACCTCGCCGACGCCCTCAACAGCGAACAGATCGCCGGCGCCGGACTCGACGTCCTCGCCACCGAACCCCCCGCACCCGACAACCCGCTCCTCACCGCGAAAAACTGTGTCATCACGCCCCACATCGCCTGGGCAACCCGCGCCGCACGGTCACGCCTCATGGACATCGCCGTCGACAACGTCAAAGCCTTCCTCCAAGGCTCCCCCCGCAACGTCGTGAACCCTGCGTGA